One Aegilops tauschii subsp. strangulata cultivar AL8/78 chromosome 7, Aet v6.0, whole genome shotgun sequence genomic window carries:
- the LOC109771778 gene encoding ubiquitin-conjugating enzyme E2 22, with the protein MASMATNENLPPTVIRQLAKELKNLDDSPPEGIKVIVNDDDFATIFADIEGPAGTPYENGIFRMKLILSRDFPQSPPKGFFTTKIFHPNIATSGEICVNTLKKDWNPSLGLRHVLLVVRCLLIEPFPESALNEQAGKLLLENYEEYARHARLYTSIHALRPKSKSKSGAISESTAALNKGQPHTVLAPISTSTGTKAFGPNSQDRNAAPSAVSGGASAAPRKDGPLAVKVPVDKKKMDARKKSLKRL; encoded by the exons ATGGCTTCCATG GCGACCAACGAGAACCTCCCACCAACTGTCATCAGGCAATTGGCTAAAGAACTGAAGAACCTTGATGACTCACCTCCAGAAGGGATCAAAGTTATTGTTAATGACGATGACTTCGCCACTATTTTTGCTGATATTGAGGGCCCTG CTGGAACTCCATATGAGAATGGAATATTCCGGATGAAGCTAATATTATCTCGTGACTTCCCTCAGTCACCTCCAAAAG GATTTTTCACGACTAAAATTTTCCATCCGAACATTGCAACTAGTGGTGAGATATGTGTTAACACATTGAAGAAGGATTGGAATCCTAGCCTTGGATTAAGGCATGTTCTGCTG GTAGTGAGATGCCTCCTGATTGAGCCATTTCCTGAATCTGCCCTGAATGAACAAGCTGGGAAGTTGCTGCTTGAGAACTATGAGGAGTATGCACGGCATGCAAG GCTATATACCAGTATCCATGCTCTCAGACCCAAGAGCAAGTCCAAGAGTGGAGCTATCTCTGAGTCAACGGCAGCTCTGAATAAGGGCCAGCCTCATACTGTTCTTGCGCCAATATCTACCTCTACCGGCACAAAAGCATTTGGCCCAAATTCGCAGGACCGGAACGCTGCTCCTTCTGCTGTCTCAGGTGGAGCATCGGCAGCGCCCAGGAAGGACGGGCCACTTGCCGTGAAAGTCCCCGTCGATAAGAAGAAGATGGATGCGAGGAAGAAGAGTTTGAAGAGATTATAA
- the LOC109771779 gene encoding putative ripening-related protein 7, protein MANTTKVIAILGAILVLLQVSSCAAGRHLRDTPALMFLRGFDKGDLPGGWPASCDGKYYNDGLLLASVASQWYAGRCGKMISIRDRPGGRAVEAMVVDECDFGKGCGDTELSTSPAVWKALWNGVDPGVHQAAVTWSDLD, encoded by the coding sequence ATGGCGAACACTACCAAGGTCATAGCAATTCTCGGCGCCATCCTTGTTCTCCTGCAGGTGTCGTCGTGCGCCGCCGGCCGGCATCTCCGCGACACCCCGGCGCTGATGTTCTTGAGGGGCTTCGATAAAGGAGATTTGCCCGGCGGCTGGCCGGCGAGCTGCGACGGCAAGTACTACAACGACGGCCTCCTCCTGGCGTCGGTTGCCTCACAGTGGTACGCCGGCCGGTGCGGCAAGATGATCAGCATCAGGGACCGCCCCGGCGGGCGCGCTGTGGAGGCCATGGTCGTCGACGAGTGCGACTTCGGCAAGGGCTGCGGCGACACCGAGCTCAGCACGTCGCCCGCCGTGTGGAAGGCACTCTGGAACGGGGTCGACCCCGGCGTCCACCAGGCGGCCGTCACCTGGTCGGATCTCGACTGA